The window ATACGAAGATGAATACGTCGATCTAACACAAACTTATGACCAGCCAATTAAGTATAATCACCAACCAGATGATATATTTTGGAACATGCCACCGTTACTATCGAACACCCAACCCGAAATGAAACCTAGATAAATGACAATATACGAAACCTCAGATCTAGTTAATTTGAATCAGACTTTCGAATACAAGGAAGATTTTCTTATGCAATTACGTACAAAGTGTGTTACTGAAGGGTTCCAGATAAAACCAAAGTACTCAGACAAGTCAAGGTATACAGCTACAtgcatattgtaacgacccgaccaaaaccgttattgacggcgccgttaacttaggtcccgttgcgtggtcgtagtccctatatgagactcgtttgaccaaaattatgtcgcattcatttgaaaggtacaagacttgcaagtttagtttacaaaaccgttcgacaacaagtctaagtttacaaaagtcataaagtataaatgaaataacttgcgacataattagtttaaaaacacagttgctataaatagcgtaagtatgtaaacaaaagcttgaatccaaaggtgctatcactagcgtatgtatgtatgtatcttgactccaaacaaataatcagagtgtatgcatgtatgcttgacccccaagcaagtatgagtgtacgcggaagcatgtatcaaatagccaagtatgaacctgagaaacatatagaaaactgtcaacgaaaaacgttggtgaaatcatagatgtatttgtaaacgtatattttgaaccacaatagtttgtatagatgattatccaaatcgtatttattccgaagaatgtagtttgtattgcgagcacccaattaccaaagcttaactgaatcttccctctgaattttgaatatagtgttagaacatacactatgcacgttgaaattatatttcatccactaacggtagcgaaccgtctgaatgagggttcgttaaacccgtatggccacacaacataatcactcgcttacacttacaccctgcaagtggaactaatgataattggattgaggacttttgttctaactcgcctgtatctttgtattcgtatttgtgttcaaagtataaaagtatgaaaagtatatatacatgtgaaatgtatataagtatgtaatgtatatgtttctcagcccacgatttaaaagaataaaagttgttgaaaagggtgggactatgatctcacctcgagtgcacgagtataaaagtacttcaacaagtaaacgtgtgcatgaaagttgcttagccttgacctaaacaagtaagttatatcaattaaccggttacgacacaaggtcgggtgaaatgtgttcaattagtcctatggctcgttacgactcgattaagtatagcatgtgaatcacgttgtcaagtttcatgcaagaatcaagtataaaagcatgttagaacgattgtataaaagtttggttaagtttgactaaaagtcaaacttggtcaaagtcaacgaaaaagtcaacacgttcgggttcggtcccgaactatttttctgaggtttttattcatatataagcatattagaacaagtttcatgtgaatcggaggtcgatagctagtcaaacatttcgcgtgaaatgcgccaaagtgagcagaatctggccaggcgattctgcgcgccgcgcggggatgtggcgcgccgcgccactacctggccagagaattctggtcagttttcaaagtatgcacgaaccaaaacacaaacattcacattttatgatccgcaaacaattagaacatgtattttatatcatcggaaagctatttcgacaaggaatacaactaaccacatatcattaatcaaaaacatcatttacaataaccgaaaactcgtcaattgatcaaggaaggtttattttcaaagtttcaagttcgtaaaacgtattttgagttccgggaatccaattcacacatatgatatgccgttttgaaggtaatgaagcatacattactactaaacactaacaattaacattccatggcatttaagcatccaaaagttcatgtcaaaaactatcaaaccctagtcaaacatcacaaaatcattaatcgggtttttgaagttttcttaatcaacctacacatccaaatgtggctaatgatactagtaacacaattaaaacatgcactttaacaatctaacaacattaactcatccaaaatcaaggattaagcacacccatttcaagttcatgctagttactccaaaaacaacaaatcgagcaaaccaaacatatattcatgttagacttgagccatagacactaactaacaccatttcaaatcaaaaacacgaatttagagaaatctagagtttttagaaagttacccaaacgagatgaagttggtatcaaattgtagaggatgaagagaggattccaaatatgtaatttgttttgaagtttgcttcccgatccggatttagatgatgatttattgaattgggtgtttgtgtgtgttcttgctagagagaaagagagagaggtggaggtggttgaatggtggtgattggggtggactagttgacctagtcaactagtttgccccgtgtcaattttagtccctcgagtttagaagcgggtgcgggatttaaccgatcgaatatttttaaaacgctcgagtacacgggtgatgtcaaaattgaatagcggaaatattatgaacgttagtcaacggaaactgggaatttaaatagcgaaagatattataaaaaaaagacggtgttaaaaataaatttaacggaaaaacgcgggatgttacattatccacacctcaaaagaaatttcgtcccgaaatttagttggaagtagtagttgttgaatcttactcgagaccttgcgttgtaaattctacgaataagtgaaggtacgtccttgagtatttcaacgaattttgacggtcgggatcatatgttgttttaaggtttggcttcacgatttatggtttcaaccggtcctcctaggaagtgagggttatcatcgatagtgagttcattaaaggagataacaagttctcgtttcgcaaaacacgtctttgagttgatacatcgaatgtaggataaacggagacccaaaatgagtcggaaaagtctaaacggctagcgacggttccaaaacaccccaaggatttaaaggatcaaaatatcgcggatttagcttcctacgttttcccgaaacggattgcacctttccaaggtgcgactcttaacgtgacacggtttcccacgtggaatttgaaatgtttacgtctaacatcggcgtagctcatttggcgacaacgagtcgtgttgggtctttcttggatatggataagttttctcggtcgctcatgcataatcccggtcccggtgaattggtcatcgtttatTTGGTtcaacaaaaggagaatgacgtttccggtcatataaggtttcgaaggcgtggcgtcaatactcgaatgaaaattttgtagtaagagagtttgattaaaggcaaagacgtttctcaagaaaatttgaagttggtaatacaaattcgtattatggttttcaagacttaaatcgtatatttgttcggtccgtcgggttgtggatggtacgcggtactcatgtctaaacgcggtcccgaggctttttgtaaggtactccaaaatctagaagtgaaacgaggatctcgatccgaaacggggtacatttccctaaggcatagtgaacaagtttgctaggaattgaaaacgttagctaggacaagtttctcaagaaaattcgcgtcgcggaagatttatcggtttccaaaaacgttcgtcggggcaagttcttatcgggttttgaaaacgattgttaggactatccaccctcgcggcgaatatttgtacgacgtgaagagtcgctctccattgcgaatttagaataaggacctcctgaaccggaagtacgaaggtgatgcaagagaagtttccgccccgatgtgagcataacgagtaaattgtagttagtcaataagactgcgcgagaacgagctagtatacccgtgtgacatacggttgaagtcgaatggaatcggtaattcattcggaagcataaatataatttgacaataattgaaggtgtgtccccggtatggttgttataaatattctcggagttttcggatgtccaaacctgaaaggatgaagtcatgtacatggcacatggtggtgtttaggttgatcgagtctaaccaccatcacgtgtcactagaactttggtatgtcttaccgtaatataaccacattgatcgagtgccgttatattacgctaactcatacctccattcccacatcactctatagattcaagttcgtgtcatcgcgaaaatctaaaatgaacaaaatgtaacgacgtctcaaacgtgactcgtattaaatcgaaatagtttctacaactctaaagaagcgtttccccgcgggaaatgtataaacgattgttaacgtcaaatcggttcgattcaaacaataatgtatttaggtatgaaaagagtaacgagtcatgataacgagtagtacgcaaccgtagcgataaatggtgatgacgatactcatctagagtagtgacagtgactttacaacacttgtggatagtaagctgagacggggtggataacaaccaaggagtcagaatttcCGAACTaaagtgactaacgaagtcgtggtcatccgtacgcgtataaaccttgaattcacgtgtgttaccaaaaagtggcggaatacgagttcgtatgatgaaggttgggtaccattaaaaagtttgcctaagaatgattcaagtataatgcacaagtagtcaagtaagtgctatctatagcaaatgtatgtcagaatgcaaatgctaactatccggttgtagtctagactcactaatgcgtcctaacgactctgttagacacactaatgcatcctagttccctacaaccaacgctctgataccatctgtaacgacccgaccaaaaccgttattgacggcgccgttaacttaggtcccgttgcgtggtcgtagtccctatatgagactcgtttgaccaaaattatgtcgcattcatttgaaaggtacaagacttgcaagtttagtttacaaaaccgttcgacaacaagtctaagtttacaaaagtcataaagtataaatgaaataacttgcgacataattagtttaaaaacacagttgctataaatagcgtaagtatgtaaacaaaagcttgaatccaaaggtgctatcactagcgtatgtatgtatgtatcttgactccaaacaaataatcagagtgtatgcatgtatgcttgacccccaagcaagtatgagtgtacgcggaagcatgtatcaaatagccaagtatgaacctgagaaacatatagaaaactgtcaacgaaaaacgttggtgaaatcatagatgtatttgtaaacgtatattttgaaccacaatagtttgtatagatgattatccaaatcgtatttattccgaagaatgtagtttgtattgcgagcacccaattaccaaagcttaactgaatcttccctctgaattttgaatatagtgttagaacatacactatgcacgttgaaattatatttcatccactaacggtagcgaaccgtctgaatgagggttcgttaaacccgtatggccacacaacataatcactcgcttacacttacaccctgcaagtggaactaatgataattggattgaggacttttgttctaactcgcctgtatctttgtattcgtatttgtgttcaaagtataaaagtatgaaaagtatatatacatgtgaaatgtatataagtatgtaatgtatatgtttctcagcccacgatttaaaagaataaaagttgttgaaaagggtgggactatgatctcacctcgagtgcacgagtataaaagtacttcaacaagtaaacgtgtgcatgaaagttgcttagccttgacctaaacaagtaagttatatcaattaaccggttacgacacaaggtcgggtgaaatgtgttcaattagtcctatggctcgttacgactcgattaagtatagcatgtgaatcacgttgtcaagtttcatgcaagaatcaagtataaaagcatgttagaacgattgtataaaagtttggttaagtttgactaaaagtcaaacttggtcaaagtcaacgaaaaagtcaacacgttcgggttcggtcccgaactatttttctgaggtttttattcatatataagcatattagaacaagtttcatgtgaatcggaggtcgatagctagtcaaacatttcgcgtgaaatgcgccaaagtgagcagaatctggccaggcgattctgcgcgccgcgcggggatgtggcgcgccgcgccactacctggccagagaattctggtcagttttcaaagtatgcacgaaccaaaacacaaacattcacattttatgatccgcaaacaattagaacatgtattttatatcatcggaaagctatttcgacaaggaatacaactaaccacatatcattaatcaaaaacatcatttacaataaccgaaaactcgtcaattgatcaaggaaggtttattttcaaagtttcaagttcgtaaaacgtattttgagttccgggaatccaattcacacatatgatatgccgttttgaaggtaatgaagcatacattactactaaacactaacaattaacattccatggcatttaagcatccaaaagttcatgtcaaaaactatcaaaccctagtcaaacatcacaaaatcattaatcgggtttttgaagttttcttaatcaacctacacatccaaatgtggctaatgatactagtaacacaattaaaacatgcactttaacaatctaacaacattaactcatccaaaatcaaggattaagcacacccatttcatgttcatgctagttactccaaaaacaacaaatcgagcaaaccaaacatatattcatgttagacttgagccatagacactaactaacaccatttcaaatcaaaaacacgaatttagagaaatctagagtttttagaaagttacccaaacgagatgaagttggtatcaaattgtagaggatgaagagaggattccaaatatgtaatttgttttgaagtttgcttcccgatccggatttagatgatgatttattgaattgggtgtttgtgtgtgttcttgctagagagaaagagagagaggtggaggtggttgaatggtggtgattggggtggactagttgacctagtcaactagtttgccccgtgtcaattttagtccctcgagtttagaagcgggtgcgggatttaaccgatcgaatatttttaaaacgctcgagtacacgggtgatgtcaaaattgaatagcggaaatattatgaacgttagtcaacggaaactgggaatttaaatagcgaaagatattataaaaaaaaaagacggtgttaaaaataaatttaacggaaaaacgcgggatgttacacatatcACTAAATTGTTCATGGCAAATTACTGTTAGGTGTATACAAGATAGCAACAACTTTCAAGTACGGAAGTTGAATGATCTACAAACGTGCTCaaatacccaaattcttccgaacaATAGGCATGCCACCAAGAAGGTCCTAGGGAATATATTGAAAGAGGTGATGAAACAAGAAGGTCGTGTCTATCGACCGAATGATATAAGGACTGATATGTCGGCGCGATTTAAAATAAGTCTATCATACCACCAAGCATGGAAAGCCAAATGTTACGCAATTGAGATGTTGAGGGGTAGTCTTGAAGATTCCTTTCAAATACTACCTAATTATCTATATAATCTTAGATTGTCTAACCCAGGTAGTGTAACCAACATTCGAACGGACAACAAAGGCAGATTTGTTATGAGTTACATGTCCATTGGTGCAGCGGTATGTTTAATGCTCTCTTCATTTACTTATTAATTTAACTCGTATTCATTAACAATGTTTCAATACTTTTATATGTAAACACGTTCGTTTGTTAACTATGCACGACCAGTTATCATAGTCGATGGGGCTCATTTAGAAAGTCGTTACTTGGGGACTAACTTGATTGCTGTCGCTATGGATGCTAACAATGGAATCCCTCCATTAGCCTAAGATATTGGAGCAGGAGAGACCACCAATCATTGGACATGGTTTTTTGGTAATCTAAGATACTCTCTACAGTCTTCAGGGTGTTGTATTGATAATCTTACCATTATATCTAACAGGGCACCTGCAATAGCTGCTGGCATATCAATTGTATTTCCAGAAGCATTTCATGCACTATGTGCTAGACATTTGTTGGGAAACCTTAAAAGTGTGTCTAAAAGGGTTAAAAGTTACGAGTGGCACTACTGGAAAATGTGCAAAGCGTATAGAAAATCTGATTTTGATCACCACTATGGTATACTAGCACGACGTATTCCAGACAGTACACGTACACTCACTACTGTTGGCCTCAACAGATGGTCTAGAAATCATGCAGATCTTGTTCGGTATGCTTACCTAACTACTAATAGTGCAGAGTCAATGAACGCACTGTCAATTCATGCGAGGAAACTCCCGATTACAATGCTTCTTGAATTCTTTAGAGCTTCAGTTCAACAATGGTTTTGGGAAAACCGAAACACTGCTGATGGTTTAACAACACCTGTCACTTCATATGTAGAGCGTAAGCTAGGTAAAAGAAATCGTAAGTCTCTTACTTGGACTGTCAAACCGATATCACAAGTTAAGTTTGAGGTAATGGATATGAAAAAAGGCGGTAAAGTCAATCTACAAGATAAAACTTGCACATGTAAACAATGGCAGTTTTCCGGTATACCTTGTGGACATGTAATGGCAGTAGCAAGGTATTTTGTACTACGTGACGTTACTACACACGTTCAGAAGCATTTCCACACTGAAACGTACAAGTCGGCATACAATGAAGACAATAACCCGCTAGATCATATTTCTGAATGGATAGATCCAGGACACCTACAAACCGTCCTACTGCCATTGGTTACAAAACGACAATCGGGTAGACCGAAGAGTACTGCTCGTATACCGTCCCAAGGAGAGGACAAAGACAATTTCAAATCTAAAAGAAAATGCAGTCGTTGCTTGGAATATGGACACACAAGATCAACTTGCACCGCACATTATGATCTATCTGAAGACACATAAAAGTCCAAGTGTAACTCAAAAACAAAGGCAAAGCCGAAGGGGTTGGTAAAGGGGAAGGGTAAAGGAAAACGTGAAGACTCATGCTCAACACAATTTGGCTCGACTTACAATTTGAGTGATGATTAGCTTCTTCTTTGTGTTTTAAATGTGTTTAACTGTCATGGATGATAGGTATGTGTGTTCGTATGTTTTCCGCCGTTTAACTGTCGTGTATGTGTTGTGTCTGTAACTTGTGTTATTTGTTATGTAATCAATAAATGTAGtatgagataatatataatatttgttgtTCAAATTAAAGTTTATTTCACTAAATTGGATGGCAGGGTACATTGGaattaaataattcttcaagcaacACAACACATAATGGTAACACagtaaacttaaataaaaaaaTACTCAAAAGTAGGTTTATGTGGTCTAACATAATCCCAGACATAGAAATATTCAAACATTTCACCATATTCAAGTTGATATTGTCTTTCAACTCGACCCCTAAATTCATGTGCACCTTCGAGTCTATTAGTCCTACGACTTAATCTTTGCCATATTGCATTCCACTTACGACATGGTTGCATAAATGAGGACCATTTTGACATTAGTTGGTCCATCGTTTGATTTACGCTTGGACCGCTTCCGTTATAACTAGTTGTAATCAACGACCAAAACTCAACACGATTGGACCTCTTTGGATGTTTGTAAAATTCAATCCAAGAAGTACATAATTTGAGGTCATCACTTAAAACAGAAGCAGATAAACTAGACATTTTATGAGTACACAAAGTAATATTAGAAGAAGGAAAGGTTGAGTAGGAATTAAGTAAAATGTGAAGGTATTTATAGTCGTGAAACAAAATCAAAAATCTTATCTAAAATCCCAAAAACCTTATCTAAATTCCTAAAAATCTTATCTGATATATCTTATCCAATAGTAGTATGATTTTATGCTTAGTCGACCCACTTATCGGTCAACTACAAAGCAAGTATGGTCGACTATGGTTAGTCGACCGAGTTTTGGTTAACAAGTCGGTCGACCTTTAGGTCGACCATCTCATTGAAGTAGTCGACCAACAACAATGAAGAAtgttggtcgaccaccttgaaaactAAAGTGGTCGACCGGGTAAAGGGGTAGTCGACCCAAATGGTGAtcgacctaatggtgtaaatagacaattttttttccagaaagtgtattttggaagaaaagtttaaaaaaagtgtatttggGCTAATTTCCCATTGATTTATGCCTTTATTAAACTTAAGATTTGAATGcgtatatatttttaaattttaatttattttgAATAATAAtccacattcatattttaaacaggAAAATAttctttaataaatataaataagatttgattttttctTTCATAATAAAGTATAGAAATAAAGGGGGGCAAAATGTAAACGTGTAAAATCTGAACGCGAATTTTGAATATATTTGCCCCAAAACCCTAGATGATATGCTTACTCGTTTAATGATGCTATAAAATAAAAGCCCCTCCTCACAATGAATGTAAAAGTATTCGAACTATTACGTGTGGCCGAGCAGGTGTGGTAGCTAGCAATCGTCTCGGTGTGGGTCCTTGTTTGCGCGCAGGTATAACTAACTTGATCCTAGTTCTAATTAGTTGTTTTTGTTTAAATCCTATTAGAACTAGATGGAAACAGATTTGTTTGGTTGAGTTTTGATAACCGAATGGTTATAGTTATTAATCaagcatatatataaatatatgttgaaTTAAAACATACTACGTATTAAGTAAAAGGTTTTTGTTGTCATGAATACGAGAATGCGTGTCTTGTTGTTTGTTATGATTATAATAAGTTGAAGGTATTGtggtaaaaaaaaattgttttcaaGACAACATGTAAAGCTTAAAAATTTGGAAGAAGATTAAACAGAAAATATTAGAACCATAATGATATGTGGGTTTTTAAAACAGTACACGAGAACACACGAGGACTTTGAACAGTTATATAGTATTAACTAGAGAAAAAttggaccgcgcgttgctgcggttgtattcaacgcgcggtcgaattttgatatacgttgtttggtacctaatatatctagtaggttgggttgtttgttggatatgtatgtatatgtatgaaatacatcccgaaatatttagtgtttttttaacgatgtccgtttcgcttatagttagtctcgttgtgttcgtaaaattatttcgagttgaacggtgctctcgaaaaaatttaactcgcaccgagcaaaAATATATGGCCCGTTATTAAGtggtttttaacgatgtccgtttcgcgtgtaGTTAGTCGGGTTGTGTTCTTCAgatttttttcgagttgaacggtggtctcaactcacaccgagcgagaagatagggcccgttaaaatttCGGGTGgagttagtttcttttattttaataaaattatataattacgcTTTCTACCCCTCAAAAGTGTAAACTCGAGGGGTTGTTGTGTAAAGTAAGCCGAAGTTGAGGGATCGATTGTAGTGTGAATGCAAAATCAAAACGACAATTGGATATAACTGAAACGACACATTTGGTCACGCATTTTAGTATAGAGGGATAAGTTGTGTAAAGTAAGCCGAAGTTGAGGGATCGATTGTAGTGTGAATGCAAAATCAAAACGACAATTGGATATAACTGAAACGACTCAAAAGTGTAAACTCGAGGGGTTGTTGTGTAAAGTAAGCCGAAGTTGAGGGATCGATTGTAGTGTGAATGCAAAATCAAAACGACAATTGGATATAACTGAAACGACACATTTGGTCACGCATTTTAGTATAGAGGGATAAGTTGTGTAAAGTAAGCCGAAGTTGAGGGATCGATTGTAGTGTGATTCCAAAATCAAAACGACAATTGGATATAACTGAAACGACACATTTGGTCACGCATTTTAGTATAGAGGGATAATGAACTAGAGTTCAACTAGAGTTTATGCACGCCTAATAGTTTTCATAACATTATTGTATAAAGTGGCTTTTATTGTAGTGTAGATTCTAGTTTACAGGTACTCTGTATAACTCTAGTTTG of the Rutidosis leptorrhynchoides isolate AG116_Rl617_1_P2 chromosome 5, CSIRO_AGI_Rlap_v1, whole genome shotgun sequence genome contains:
- the LOC139848463 gene encoding uncharacterized protein, coding for MTIYETSDLVNLNQTFEYKEDFLMQLRTKCVTEGFQIKPKYSDKSRAPAIAAGISIVFPEAFHALCARHLLGNLKSVSKRVKSYEWHYWKMCKAYRKSDFDHHYGILARRIPDSTRTLTTVGLNRWSRNHADLVRYAYLTTNSAESMNALSIHARKLPITMLLEFFRASVQQWFWENRNTADGLTTPVTSYVERKLGKRNRKSLTWTVKPISQVKFEVMDMKKGGKVNLQDKTCTCKQWQFSGIPCGHVMAVARYFVLRDVTTHVQKHFHTETYKSAYNEDNNPLDHISEWIDPGHLQTVLLPLVTKRQSGRPKSTARIPSQGEDKDNFKSKRKCSRCLEYGHTRSTCTAHYDLSEDT